The following proteins are encoded in a genomic region of Spirosoma sp. SC4-14:
- a CDS encoding acyltransferase has translation MLTKLFSINALDAKRVFGLDVMRATAILIVVDAHATIARNDYTGSFLRQILPDGVELFFVLSGFLIGGILIRSYEKKGQFDRGLLLNFWTRRWFRTLPNYYLVLGSLVGLTLLRAWRSGLRHTLPPKGILIKYCFFLQNFADPIPDFFPETWSLAIEEWSYISLPLLLWIIHSMLPASWPRQRIVLVAILTIIVGTNLYRFITALQHPIADGELGYRSIVLTRLDAISYGVLAAYAKQYFPTQWTNPQLRRRLFISGILMTILVALSASVYILRFYVEAGVYPAYVFYKRTFYFLCIGISMALLMPYMDGWKTATGGWARFGIAQAITHISLISYSMYLLNLTPIMITFVERIPTTSTAIGWIKVGIFWLLVLTLSTLLYKYFEKPVTELRERLSSKEPTLLVSERVKE, from the coding sequence ATGTTGACAAAACTATTTTCGATCAACGCGTTGGATGCGAAGCGCGTGTTTGGATTAGATGTAATGCGAGCCACTGCCATTCTGATTGTGGTAGACGCCCATGCCACAATTGCCCGGAATGATTATACCGGCTCATTTCTGCGCCAGATCTTGCCCGACGGAGTGGAGTTGTTTTTTGTGCTAAGTGGTTTCCTGATCGGTGGTATTCTGATCCGTTCGTATGAAAAAAAAGGCCAGTTCGACCGAGGGTTACTCCTTAATTTCTGGACTCGCCGGTGGTTCCGTACGTTGCCCAACTATTATCTGGTTTTAGGCAGTCTGGTTGGTCTTACGCTACTGCGAGCCTGGCGGAGTGGACTGCGCCATACGCTTCCGCCCAAAGGCATTCTGATCAAATACTGCTTCTTCCTGCAAAATTTTGCCGACCCAATTCCCGACTTTTTTCCGGAAACCTGGAGCCTGGCCATTGAAGAATGGTCGTATATCAGCCTGCCGTTGCTGCTCTGGATTATACACAGTATGCTGCCTGCCAGTTGGCCGAGGCAACGTATTGTGCTGGTCGCTATTCTGACAATTATTGTTGGTACCAATTTGTACCGGTTCATCACGGCTTTGCAACACCCAATTGCCGACGGTGAACTGGGCTACCGGAGTATTGTGCTGACCCGGCTGGATGCTATTTCATATGGTGTGCTGGCGGCCTATGCAAAGCAGTATTTCCCTACTCAGTGGACTAACCCACAGCTTCGGCGTCGGCTTTTCATTAGTGGCATTCTGATGACGATTCTTGTGGCGCTTTCGGCTTCTGTTTATATCCTGCGGTTCTATGTTGAAGCTGGGGTTTATCCGGCCTACGTTTTCTATAAGCGCACGTTTTATTTTCTCTGCATCGGTATCAGTATGGCATTGCTGATGCCCTATATGGACGGCTGGAAAACGGCAACCGGCGGCTGGGCACGGTTTGGTATTGCTCAGGCCATCACACACATTAGCCTGATTTCATACTCCATGTATCTGCTGAACCTGACCCCTATTATGATCACTTTTGTCGAGCGGATTCCTACAACCTCAACTGCCATTGGCTGGATAAAGGTGGGCATATTCTGGCTATTAGTACTAACTCTGTCGACACTACTATATAAATACTTCGAAAAGCCCGTTACCGAGCTTCGTGAGCGGCTTTCATCAAAAGAACCAACACTCCTGGTTAGTGAAAGAGTGAAAGAGTGA
- a CDS encoding MaoC family dehydratase, with amino-acid sequence MEFGLNAVHRYTFRFSQADVVDFARVTGDNNPLHLDAAFAATTPFKRPIIHGMLGASVFTKVLGTEFPGYGSVYLGQTLEFLRPMFVDTDYEATFTVQSVDPARHTAQILGEIRDVQTKKVTTRGVATLMHREKIQ; translated from the coding sequence ATGGAATTTGGATTAAACGCCGTACATCGGTATACTTTTCGCTTTTCGCAAGCCGATGTTGTTGATTTTGCCCGCGTAACGGGCGACAACAATCCGCTTCATCTCGACGCTGCGTTTGCGGCTACTACGCCTTTTAAGCGTCCTATTATTCATGGAATGCTCGGTGCCAGCGTATTTACCAAAGTGCTGGGCACCGAATTTCCGGGCTATGGATCGGTTTATCTGGGACAAACACTGGAGTTCTTACGACCGATGTTTGTCGATACCGACTACGAAGCCACATTTACCGTACAATCTGTGGACCCGGCCAGGCACACAGCACAGATTCTGGGCGAAATCCGTGATGTTCAAACGAAAAAAGTGACTACCCGCGGTGTGGCAACCCTGATGCATCGGGAAAAAATACAGTAG
- a CDS encoding histone H1, translating to MARFDEVKNLVMSLEADFEKFYEKNNQAAGTRVRKGMQDLKTLAQTIRAEVQDTKNKAE from the coding sequence ATGGCTCGCTTCGATGAAGTAAAGAATTTAGTCATGTCGCTCGAAGCTGATTTCGAGAAGTTCTACGAGAAAAATAACCAGGCTGCTGGTACTCGAGTTCGTAAAGGAATGCAGGATTTGAAGACATTGGCACAAACCATTCGTGCCGAAGTTCAGGATACCAAAAACAAAGCCGAGTAG
- a CDS encoding pyridoxal phosphate-dependent aminotransferase family protein, translated as MDLFEKLRTNLGPIGSSSREYNGHHYFAFPKLEGELGPYMRFRGKEVLNWSLNNYLGLANHPEVRKVDAEAAQQWGLAYPMGARMMSGNSDLHEQFEKELAQFVGKEDAFLLNYGYQGVMSAIEAVVDHRDVIVYDAECHACLIDGIRLHKAKMGEYYKFNHNDMASLEKNLQRATKKAEEKGGSILVITEGVFGMSGKVGSLDKIVALKKSYNFRLLVDDAHGFGTMGATGAGVGEMLGCQEGIDLYFSTFAKSMAAIGAFIAADHDIIMYLKYNMRSQTYAKALPMPYVIGGLKRLDMIRNSSEFRDKLWTNVRALQSGLRERGFDIGDTQSPVTPVFLHDLQGGVAEVAAMTMDLRENMGIFCSIVVYPVVPKGTIMLRIIPTASHTLDDVQKTLEAFSEVARRLEKGAYRQTSTQTDPETVEVSAEAAAE; from the coding sequence GTGGATTTATTTGAGAAACTGCGCACCAATCTAGGCCCTATAGGCTCATCTTCGCGGGAGTACAACGGCCACCATTATTTTGCTTTCCCCAAGCTCGAAGGCGAACTGGGTCCTTATATGCGCTTCCGGGGTAAAGAGGTGCTGAACTGGAGCCTGAACAACTATCTGGGGCTGGCCAACCACCCCGAAGTTCGTAAGGTTGATGCCGAAGCAGCCCAGCAGTGGGGGCTGGCTTACCCAATGGGAGCCCGGATGATGTCGGGAAACAGCGATCTGCACGAGCAGTTCGAAAAAGAACTGGCTCAGTTTGTTGGGAAGGAAGATGCATTCCTGCTCAACTACGGCTATCAGGGCGTTATGTCGGCAATTGAAGCCGTGGTCGATCACCGCGATGTAATCGTCTACGATGCCGAATGCCATGCCTGCCTTATTGACGGTATCCGGCTCCATAAAGCCAAGATGGGCGAGTATTACAAATTTAACCACAACGATATGGCCAGCCTGGAGAAAAACCTCCAGCGGGCAACCAAAAAAGCCGAGGAAAAAGGCGGCAGCATTCTGGTCATTACAGAAGGCGTTTTTGGGATGTCGGGTAAAGTGGGGAGTCTCGACAAAATTGTCGCGCTCAAAAAATCGTACAATTTCCGCCTGCTGGTCGATGATGCCCACGGTTTCGGAACAATGGGAGCTACTGGCGCGGGTGTGGGCGAAATGCTCGGTTGCCAGGAAGGTATCGATCTCTATTTTTCAACATTTGCCAAGTCGATGGCGGCTATTGGTGCCTTTATTGCGGCCGACCACGACATCATCATGTACCTGAAGTATAATATGCGTTCGCAGACCTACGCGAAAGCGTTGCCAATGCCTTATGTGATTGGCGGGTTGAAGCGTCTGGACATGATTCGCAACTCGTCGGAGTTTCGCGATAAACTCTGGACGAACGTGCGGGCGTTGCAAAGTGGGCTTCGTGAACGTGGTTTCGATATTGGCGATACGCAGTCGCCGGTAACTCCTGTTTTCCTCCACGATTTGCAGGGGGGCGTTGCCGAAGTGGCAGCGATGACGATGGATCTTCGCGAGAACATGGGAATTTTCTGTTCAATTGTTGTGTATCCGGTTGTTCCGAAAGGAACCATCATGTTACGCATCATTCCAACGGCTTCACATACGCTCGACGATGTTCAGAAAACGCTCGAAGCATTTTCGGAAGTAGCCAGAAGGCTGGAGAAAGGAGCATACCGCCAAACTTCGACTCAAACCGACCCAGAAACGGTAGAAGTATCGGCCGAAGCAGCCGCTGAGTAG
- the accC gene encoding acetyl-CoA carboxylase biotin carboxylase subunit, which produces MPEIRKILVANRGEIALRIMRTAREMGIKTVAIYSEADRNALHVRYADEAVCVGPAPSSESYLKADAIIDVCRQLNVDAIHPGYGFLSENANFSRIVREAGLIFIGPSPESIEIMGSKLAAKAAVAHYNIPMVPGTPSAITNRDEAKAISARIGYPILIKASAGGGGKGMRVVEREADFDEQMDRAVSEALSAFGDGSVFIEKYVTSPRHVEIQVLGDQHGTIIHLFERECSVQRRHQKVVEEAPSAILTPEIREAMGQAAVDVARACGYYGAGTVEFIVDDQLNFYFLEMNTRLQVEHPVTELITGVDLVKQMIYIAEGKPLTIRQDDLRIKGHAVEVRVYAEDPANNFLPDVGTLETYVRPQGNGVRVDDGFEQGMAIPIYYDPMIAKLITYGDSRAEAIQKMIRAIDEYQISGVQTTLPFCRFVMEHDAFRSGQFDTGFVTKYFTPDKLLAATDPNEAELGAILAAWLLNNQKPATHTTGIEVTRQRSNWKTNRLG; this is translated from the coding sequence ATGCCAGAGATCAGGAAAATTCTAGTAGCCAACCGGGGCGAAATTGCGCTCCGAATTATGCGTACAGCCCGTGAAATGGGCATTAAAACGGTAGCTATTTACTCAGAAGCCGACCGGAATGCCCTACACGTTCGTTATGCCGACGAGGCTGTTTGTGTAGGTCCGGCCCCTTCATCCGAATCGTATCTGAAAGCCGATGCCATTATCGATGTGTGTCGTCAGCTCAATGTCGATGCCATACACCCCGGCTACGGTTTCTTATCCGAAAATGCTAATTTCTCCCGAATAGTCCGCGAAGCTGGCCTGATTTTTATTGGCCCCTCGCCCGAAAGTATCGAAATTATGGGCAGCAAGCTGGCCGCTAAGGCCGCCGTGGCTCACTATAACATTCCGATGGTGCCAGGTACGCCGTCGGCTATTACCAACCGCGACGAAGCGAAAGCGATCTCGGCCAGAATTGGCTATCCTATTCTGATTAAAGCCAGTGCCGGGGGCGGAGGCAAAGGGATGCGGGTGGTCGAACGGGAAGCCGACTTCGACGAGCAGATGGATCGTGCCGTGAGTGAAGCATTGTCGGCCTTTGGCGATGGGTCGGTGTTTATCGAAAAATATGTCACCTCGCCCCGGCACGTAGAAATTCAGGTACTCGGCGATCAGCACGGCACTATTATTCATCTGTTCGAGCGCGAATGCTCTGTGCAGCGTCGTCATCAGAAAGTAGTTGAAGAAGCGCCATCGGCCATCCTGACTCCCGAAATCCGAGAGGCTATGGGCCAGGCGGCTGTTGATGTGGCACGGGCCTGTGGGTACTACGGAGCCGGAACGGTTGAGTTTATCGTTGATGATCAACTCAATTTCTATTTTCTCGAAATGAATACCCGCCTGCAGGTTGAGCACCCCGTAACGGAGCTTATTACGGGCGTCGATCTGGTTAAGCAGATGATTTATATTGCCGAAGGAAAACCGCTAACCATTCGGCAGGACGACTTACGCATTAAAGGGCACGCAGTGGAGGTTCGGGTGTATGCCGAAGATCCGGCCAATAACTTTCTACCCGACGTGGGCACGCTCGAAACCTACGTTCGGCCACAAGGCAATGGAGTGCGGGTAGATGATGGTTTTGAACAGGGCATGGCGATTCCGATTTATTACGACCCGATGATTGCCAAATTGATTACGTATGGCGACTCGCGCGCTGAGGCCATTCAGAAGATGATCCGCGCCATCGATGAATACCAGATTTCGGGCGTTCAAACAACACTTCCCTTTTGTCGGTTTGTGATGGAACACGATGCCTTTCGATCGGGCCAGTTCGATACGGGCTTCGTTACAAAATATTTTACGCCCGATAAGCTACTGGCGGCTACCGATCCGAACGAAGCTGAGTTAGGGGCAATACTGGCGGCATGGCTGCTGAACAATCAAAAACCAGCTACGCATACAACTGGTATTGAGGTGACCCGGCAGCGCAGCAACTGGAAAACCAATCGGCTCGGATAA
- a CDS encoding DUF1080 domain-containing protein, producing MKKFLFVLAVLLSGLFMNLTVRPVANGWVSIFDGKTLNGWKVGDNASTFSVEDGAIVVHGPRAHLFYEGPVGNHNFKNFEWKAQVKTTPGSNSGMFIHTEYQETGWPSKGYEIQVNQSHTDWRKTGSVYGLQDVKDVFVKDDEWYTEHIIVQGKKVTVKINDKTINEYTEPESRSNGTDPKRLSSGTVALQGHDPKSMVYYKDIQIKILPD from the coding sequence ATGAAAAAATTCCTGTTTGTGCTGGCCGTTCTGTTGTCTGGCCTGTTTATGAATCTGACTGTTCGGCCAGTTGCCAATGGCTGGGTAAGTATTTTTGATGGTAAAACCCTTAACGGCTGGAAAGTTGGCGATAATGCCTCCACGTTCAGTGTCGAAGATGGTGCCATTGTTGTTCATGGCCCACGGGCGCATTTGTTTTATGAAGGCCCCGTTGGTAATCACAATTTCAAAAACTTCGAATGGAAAGCTCAGGTTAAAACCACACCAGGCTCCAATTCGGGTATGTTTATCCATACCGAATATCAGGAAACTGGCTGGCCTTCGAAAGGCTACGAAATTCAGGTAAATCAGTCGCATACCGACTGGCGGAAAACCGGTAGTGTATACGGGCTTCAGGATGTGAAAGATGTGTTTGTGAAAGACGATGAATGGTACACCGAACACATCATTGTTCAGGGCAAAAAAGTAACCGTTAAAATCAACGACAAAACCATTAACGAATATACCGAGCCCGAGAGCCGCAGCAACGGCACCGATCCCAAACGACTGAGCAGCGGTACGGTTGCCTTGCAGGGCCACGACCCCAAGAGTATGGTGTATTACAAAGACATACAGATTAAAATACTGCCCGATTAA
- a CDS encoding porin family protein: MKKYLFVVGLVLPLAGKTQTLIDDKQQDLLGRGHVNIGVSVGQGHRGTYPTTNYLSPRVQYFIANGWSIAAEGRYVVSNIYPQTVNKPDYRLLGGGLSTRYYFLRGKRIAVFAQLGSTYGQSTLRMKSDAPTTVARIWQTEVGLGAQYRVGKRWAVEAMAGRSWSSSTIVTYTGLTPPDNFNRWQFSVGLNYYF; encoded by the coding sequence ATGAAAAAGTATCTATTCGTAGTGGGGTTAGTATTACCTCTGGCAGGAAAAACGCAAACGCTGATTGATGATAAGCAGCAGGATTTATTAGGAAGAGGCCATGTCAACATAGGAGTCAGTGTTGGGCAAGGCCACCGGGGAACTTATCCCACGACCAACTATCTGTCTCCCCGTGTTCAGTATTTCATCGCTAACGGCTGGTCCATTGCTGCCGAAGGTCGTTATGTTGTGAGCAACATCTATCCGCAAACGGTTAATAAGCCCGACTATAGGTTGCTGGGAGGAGGTCTATCAACGCGCTACTATTTTCTTCGTGGGAAACGGATAGCGGTATTTGCTCAGTTAGGGTCTACTTACGGACAAAGTACCCTTCGGATGAAGTCCGATGCGCCTACAACAGTCGCCCGAATCTGGCAAACAGAAGTAGGGCTAGGAGCCCAGTACCGAGTGGGGAAGCGATGGGCTGTTGAAGCGATGGCTGGGCGTAGCTGGTCGAGTAGTACCATTGTTACTTACACTGGTCTTACCCCACCCGATAATTTTAATAGGTGGCAGTTTAGTGTAGGGCTTAATTATTACTTTTAA
- a CDS encoding glycosyltransferase, with protein sequence MPQSYYFPDVTLLITHYNRSQSLQNLLSTFRALACTFGDIVVSDDGSKETHLQHLRELQPEFDFRLITTPVNKGLGNNINKGQDAVHTPYTLYVQEDFEPSALFPDTFVDALALFRERTEFDIIRFYSYIPYPYLRPYNELYSEMVIPPLATRYTKVYYYSDHPHLRRSSFSERFGRYVEGLAPDKTEYRMCISFIQHKGRGLFYNDYQQLFTQRNTQEEPSTYTQKKRTISKNQLLVLVRHLYRQVKYNYDIYFLKARSAARPKVHDPVRVN encoded by the coding sequence ATGCCGCAATCGTATTATTTCCCCGATGTTACCTTACTGATAACCCATTATAATCGAAGTCAGTCGTTACAAAACCTGCTCTCAACGTTTCGGGCACTGGCCTGCACGTTTGGGGATATTGTCGTATCGGATGATGGTAGTAAGGAAACGCACCTTCAGCATCTGAGAGAACTTCAGCCTGAATTTGATTTTCGCCTTATTACAACACCTGTCAATAAAGGCCTGGGCAATAACATCAACAAAGGCCAGGATGCTGTTCATACGCCATATACCTTATATGTGCAGGAGGATTTTGAGCCATCGGCCTTATTCCCCGATACCTTTGTCGATGCCTTAGCCCTGTTCAGAGAGCGTACCGAATTCGATATTATTCGCTTCTATTCCTATATCCCGTATCCTTACCTACGCCCTTATAATGAGTTATATTCGGAGATGGTTATTCCTCCGTTGGCCACCCGATATACGAAAGTGTATTACTATAGCGATCATCCACATCTCCGTCGTAGTTCATTTTCGGAGCGTTTTGGACGATATGTAGAAGGACTGGCACCCGACAAAACCGAGTATAGAATGTGCATATCGTTTATTCAGCATAAAGGCAGAGGGCTGTTTTATAACGATTATCAGCAATTGTTTACCCAGCGAAACACCCAGGAAGAACCTAGCACCTATACGCAGAAAAAACGAACAATCAGTAAAAATCAGTTGCTGGTTTTAGTGAGGCATCTCTATCGACAGGTTAAATACAACTATGATATTTATTTTCTGAAAGCCCGTTCGGCCGCCAGACCGAAAGTTCATGATCCTGTTCGGGTAAACTAA